A single Pseudodesulfovibrio aespoeensis Aspo-2 DNA region contains:
- the lipA gene encoding lipoyl synthase has translation MSLSGNSEKPLRIPPWLRIKLPSSERFSCTEGLIDDLRLNTVCQSAKCPNKWECFSRNVATFLIMGSVCSRNCAFCNIAPGRLEPLEADEPARVAEAARRLDLKHVVVTSVTRDDLPDGGAGHFAATIRAVRQTLPKCTVEVLIPDFLGDEAALRTVLDARPDVLNHNLETVPSLYPAIRPQADYRQSLTLLARSKVLAPSIPTKSGIMVGLGETDAQILPVLDDLAAVNCDIVTIGQYMRPTRQHPPVARYVEPAAFDAYAAQGQARGIRHVFSAPLVRSSYNAAQFV, from the coding sequence ATGTCTTTATCCGGGAATTCAGAAAAGCCTTTGCGGATTCCGCCCTGGCTGCGGATCAAACTCCCCAGCAGTGAGCGGTTCTCCTGCACCGAAGGGCTCATCGACGACCTGCGCCTGAACACGGTCTGCCAGAGCGCCAAATGCCCCAACAAGTGGGAATGCTTCTCAAGAAACGTGGCTACGTTCCTGATCATGGGCAGCGTGTGCTCGCGCAACTGCGCCTTCTGCAACATCGCGCCGGGCCGCCTGGAGCCCCTGGAAGCGGACGAGCCCGCCCGCGTGGCCGAGGCCGCCCGCAGGCTCGACCTCAAGCACGTGGTGGTCACCTCGGTCACCCGTGACGACCTGCCCGACGGCGGGGCCGGACATTTCGCGGCCACCATCCGAGCCGTGCGCCAGACCCTGCCCAAATGTACCGTGGAAGTGCTTATCCCCGACTTTCTGGGCGACGAGGCCGCCCTGCGCACCGTGCTCGACGCCCGGCCCGACGTGCTCAACCACAACCTGGAAACCGTGCCGTCCCTGTATCCGGCCATCCGCCCCCAGGCCGACTATCGCCAGAGCCTGACGCTGCTGGCGCGGTCCAAGGTGCTGGCCCCGTCCATCCCCACCAAGAGCGGCATCATGGTCGGGCTGGGCGAAACCGATGCCCAGATCCTGCCCGTGCTCGACGACCTGGCCGCCGTCAACTGCGACATCGTCACCATCGGCCAGTACATGCGCCCCACCCGCCAGCACCCCCCGGTGGCCCGCTATGTGGAGCCCGCCGCCTTTGACGCCTACGCCGCCCAAGGTCAGGCACGCGGCATCCGCCACGTCTTCAGCGCCCCCCTGGTCCGCTCCAGCTACAACGCGGCCCAGTTCGTGTAG
- a CDS encoding Crp/Fnr family transcriptional regulator: protein MDTTTIVEIISTLPLFSHLAMNQIERLARAANIETIPAGGLYFSEQAAAQGLHLLVAGRVKLFRMSEEGREQTIFIFGPGEPFCLCSVFSDGQLPANLAALEPSTVLVVPPGELERLVAEDPGMLLMILRVMSRRLKEAMDMIDALSLRQLPSRLAAYVLTSAEGDVMTLSITHRELAKIIGATPEALSRSLRKMSEAGLLKIEGKEVRILDRWGLEQCRASGLA, encoded by the coding sequence ATGGACACAACCACAATCGTTGAAATCATCAGCACACTGCCGTTGTTCTCCCATCTGGCGATGAACCAGATCGAGCGGCTGGCGCGGGCGGCGAATATCGAGACGATCCCGGCAGGCGGGCTGTATTTCAGCGAACAGGCGGCAGCCCAGGGGTTGCACCTGTTGGTTGCGGGGCGGGTGAAGCTGTTCAGGATGTCCGAGGAAGGGCGGGAGCAGACGATCTTCATTTTCGGTCCCGGAGAACCGTTTTGTCTCTGTTCGGTGTTTTCCGACGGTCAGCTTCCGGCCAATCTGGCCGCGCTGGAGCCGAGCACGGTGCTGGTTGTTCCTCCCGGAGAGCTGGAAAGGCTTGTGGCGGAGGATCCGGGAATGCTGCTGATGATCCTGCGGGTCATGTCACGACGCCTCAAGGAGGCCATGGACATGATCGACGCGCTGTCGCTCAGGCAGCTGCCGTCCCGTCTGGCCGCCTATGTCCTGACCTCTGCCGAGGGAGACGTCATGACGCTGTCCATCACTCACCGCGAGCTTGCCAAGATCATTGGGGCCACGCCCGAAGCCCTGTCCCGCTCCCTCAGGAAGATGAGCGAAGCGGGTCTGCTGAAAATCGAGGGCAAGGAGGTGCGGATATTGGACCGCTGGGGATTGGAGCAGTGTCGCGCATCGGGCCTGGCCTGA
- a CDS encoding arsenic resistance protein, translating to MWSFLQTITKKLTLVIPTMMALGFLYGISAEAGWLKAMIIPFTFLMVYPMMVTLNIKKVFEGGDIKAQGITLGVNFLFTPFLAWGMGLAFFADKPYMALGLLLAGLVPTSGMTISWTGFAKGNMAAAVKMTVVGLVAGSLATPFYVRALMGAAIEVDVTAVFSQIFFIVFLPMTLGFITQRLLVRKFGQEHFQKRLGPRFPALSTIGVLGIVFVALALKARTIAASPELLLTILLPLVLLYGINFTISTVIGKRLLSRGDAIAMVYGTVMRNLSIALAIAMNAFGEKGADAALVVAAAYIIQVQSAAWYVKLTPRLFGPAAATSAPA from the coding sequence ATGTGGTCTTTTCTGCAAACCATCACGAAAAAACTGACTCTGGTCATCCCGACAATGATGGCCCTTGGATTCCTCTACGGCATCAGCGCAGAGGCCGGCTGGCTCAAGGCCATGATCATACCCTTCACCTTCCTCATGGTCTACCCGATGATGGTCACCCTGAACATCAAAAAGGTCTTTGAGGGCGGCGACATCAAGGCGCAGGGCATCACTTTGGGAGTGAACTTCCTGTTCACGCCGTTTCTGGCCTGGGGCATGGGGCTCGCCTTTTTTGCCGACAAGCCGTACATGGCCCTTGGCCTGCTCCTGGCCGGGCTGGTCCCAACCAGCGGCATGACCATTTCCTGGACCGGTTTTGCCAAGGGCAACATGGCCGCAGCCGTGAAAATGACCGTTGTCGGGCTTGTGGCCGGATCGCTGGCTACCCCGTTCTATGTCCGGGCGCTCATGGGCGCGGCCATTGAGGTGGACGTTACAGCCGTGTTCAGCCAGATATTCTTCATCGTCTTCCTGCCCATGACCCTGGGTTTCATCACCCAGCGCCTCCTGGTCCGCAAATTCGGCCAGGAGCACTTCCAGAAGCGACTCGGCCCGCGGTTCCCGGCGCTGTCCACCATCGGGGTGCTGGGGATCGTGTTCGTGGCCCTGGCCCTCAAGGCGCGCACCATCGCCGCATCGCCGGAGCTGCTCCTGACCATCCTCCTGCCGTTGGTCCTGCTGTACGGCATCAACTTCACCATCAGCACCGTGATAGGCAAGCGGCTGCTGAGTCGCGGCGATGCCATCGCCATGGTCTACGGCACCGTCATGCGCAACCTGTCCATCGCCCTGGCAATCGCCATGAACGCCTTTGGCGAGAAGGGGGCGGATGCGGCCCTGGTGGTCGCTGCCGCATACATCATCCAGGTGCAGTCCGCCGCCTGGTATGTGAAACTCACCCCCCGCCTGTTTGGCCCGGCAGCGGCCACATCGGCCCCGGCCTGA
- a CDS encoding DsrE family protein — translation MSKYQFIISAGPENPVRATRSVMFATKAVDDGHEVSLFLVDDAVYLTNPALTEHVRAATGDTLMQYLQVILDQNIEVMVCLPCAKARGINESALPSHWRLAKGIEVIRRNEDGWNTWTF, via the coding sequence ATGAGCAAGTATCAGTTCATCATCTCCGCCGGACCTGAAAACCCGGTGCGCGCCACCCGATCCGTCATGTTCGCCACCAAAGCGGTGGACGATGGGCACGAGGTCTCCCTCTTCCTGGTGGACGACGCCGTCTACCTGACCAACCCGGCCCTGACAGAGCATGTCCGGGCCGCCACCGGCGACACGCTCATGCAGTATCTCCAGGTCATCCTGGACCAGAACATCGAAGTCATGGTCTGCCTGCCCTGCGCCAAGGCCCGGGGCATCAACGAATCCGCCCTGCCAAGCCACTGGCGGCTGGCAAAAGGCATTGAAGTCATCCGTCGCAATGAGGATGGCTGGAATACCTGGACTTTCTAA
- a CDS encoding universal stress protein yields the protein MLPNIKNILYATDLSANARLALGFAAVLADRHDAEVTVLHVLPDSLELLSEEAGMDLAQTFGEKAAYWIDKGEKDKAIQAIHERLEGIAREEFTTPGSPAHLAGARIKVVCGDAAQRIVAETESGNFDMVVMGTHGQTGLMGILLGSVATETIRHCKIPILVVPLPE from the coding sequence ATGCTCCCGAACATCAAGAACATTCTCTATGCCACTGACCTCTCGGCCAATGCCCGGCTGGCTCTGGGCTTCGCGGCGGTCCTGGCCGACAGGCACGACGCCGAGGTCACTGTCCTCCACGTGCTCCCGGATTCCCTTGAGCTGCTCAGCGAAGAGGCCGGAATGGACCTGGCCCAGACCTTTGGCGAAAAGGCTGCGTACTGGATCGACAAAGGGGAAAAGGACAAGGCCATTCAAGCCATCCATGAACGTCTGGAAGGCATTGCCAGGGAAGAATTCACGACCCCCGGCAGCCCCGCTCACCTCGCCGGGGCCAGGATCAAGGTGGTCTGCGGTGATGCAGCGCAACGCATCGTGGCCGAAACCGAGAGCGGAAACTTCGACATGGTTGTCATGGGCACCCACGGCCAGACCGGCCTGATGGGCATCCTGCTCGGCAGCGTGGCCACAGAGACAATCCGTCACTGCAAGATCCCGATCCTGGTCGTTCCCCTGCCTGAATAG